CTCAAGGCATTAGCATGGCCATAATGCATAAGATCGAAGCAGCCATCCATATAAACACGAATACGCTTCTTCTGCTTCCTCTCCTTATGAAAGATTCCGGAATTGGACCAGACGTGAGGCAATGCAAAAACCCCGATTCCGCCAAAATAGCTGGTGGACAAGCCAAACAAAGCAGCAGTAAGCATCAGACCCCCAAATAGATGAGGGGTCTGATACAAAACATCCCAAATCCAGCCATTGCTCTCATAATCCATGGTCTATTTTGGCGAAGAAGAAAGAAGGGCCTGCAGAAAAAGATTAAAAACCCAAAGTTTAAAACATCTGATCTGAAAATTAACGAAATACAAAAAAGGGGTTTTGTATTGTATCAATCTAGTGAGTAATTTATCATAATCTGGCCCAAAAGAAAGCTGAATCTTAGGTGAAGATGAAGCAAATGACGCATGCGAATTGAGAGAAACGAGAAAAATAGAAATCGGAATCTATAAGAATGGGCTAACATACAATAGAATACAATACAATTTGTTGGTGTcagatcttcttcttcttcttcttcttcttcttcttcttcttcttcttcttcttcttcttcttcttcttcttcttcttcacaccTTTTAAATAAATTTAATAATCCAGATTTGGGGACCAGGCTGGCTGGCGGAACTctgtctctctctctctttctctctctgtgtgtgtctctctctctctctgaatCTCTCTCTCTTCTTTGGGATTGGCGAAGAAAGAAAGAACGACAGAAGGAAcgaaacaagaagaagaagaagaagaagaagaagaacagctgGGTGAGATATTCCGTCCCCTCCCCGCCAAAGCTTTTagtattctctctctctctctctctctatgtgTGTTATTTGGACGCTTTCGCAGCCTTACGTTAGTTAGCTTTCAACTTCTgcttataattatatattttcGATTTTTACGTTTCTATATTACTACACTTTTTTGTAATAAGAAAACAAtagtaaaatgatatttttttgCATAAAATTCCCCTTTAAATAattttgattattaattattaaatacgccATTCGTTATATATACTTTTCTCCCTCCGAATATCTTATTGTCGACCGGTCAGATTAATCTCTTGTTCCAACTATCAGCACACGAAATGATAGAAAATTGGCCAAAAAAATTTTTTCATTCACAAAAATTATTTTGTTATTATGTACTAATACTCTATTTCTAAATAAATGACGTTTTTATAATATATAAGCTTTTCGATTAACTAAAAAATAAAACCAACATCTATTAAAAATCGGAGATAATATATACTAAGAGTATTTTACTCAATTATTagtataaaatatattattaaattgatattgtaatCTCCTAAAAATACCCTCGGTTCGAAAATATTTATCTCTTTATTCCATATAATTTTATATGAAAAAATAGGCAAATAGTTTTGGACGGAATGGTACTAGAAATAAATAGATTTATTGATTTCACTAAAACCGTTGCTCCATCTAGAGATGACATGATGAGAGACATTATCAGAATGTCAAAAAAGAAGAAGAGGGTACGTAGAGAATGTCAAAAATTTACACTATCAATCTAGATTCGGGTTTCGTTCACATTCATTTTAGGTGTTTAAATACTTCATTTATACTATTGATGAATCATGATCGAATCAATGCCACTCATATTATGAGTGATTCTTCAAATTAAATTAAGATTTAAAAGAAGAAAAATATTCATTTCTCTATTGATTTTTCACGAAAATTTTAAAATTGTTCGCATTTTgaacaatgaatggtgaacgaacgaTGATATAGTGGCAATTTTTGAATTGAAATCTAGAGAATTGTACAtaaaaaaattattgattttaagggtattttaataaatataattataattaagtccaAAAATAAATGGGTAAATTCATGAATTGTCTCTCAAGGTTTGCACATCCCGCCTCAAAAGACCCTATCGTTTTCCGTCAATCACCGTTAACCCTAACGTTTGTAATTTTCATCAAGAAATACCTGGTCGTTAAGTTTTCTGCCAGCTAGCACTCTTAACCAATCTATGTCTGACACGTGTCACATGACATGTCATATGATCTGAGTTACCAACTCGACCCGAACTGAAACGCGAACCaaaatcaaatcgtaataatatcaAAGTGAATTAAAAAATGCAGTCCTTTAATTTTCAAAACTCGACAACCGTCGTACTACAATCTCACACAAACATTCGACACCTGCATCAAAATTCTAAAACCCTTGTCTCTTGCAGTCGTCAAACAATCGAAGCCACTGGTGTTGGGGTTAAACGTACATGGCGAAGTAAGTTTTGATTACATTTGTATTTTAGTGTTCGTTTTTGTTTTTTAATCAAACTCTATAATATGTAAAGTAGAAATCTTGTAAAAGTTTAAATATTGATCGGAGATGGTTTTTAAAAATGCAAGCAAAATACAATTGTGATTTGTGACTCATGATATGATTAAAATAAGAATTGATTGATTTTCAATAGTTAATGAATAAGGTATAGTAAGATAGCAAATTAAGTTGCTTTCTTTGCTCGAATTGACTCTTGGCAGATGAATAAGAGTAGTATTTGGGTTCATTTTTTGTTCTCAAATAGATCAAAATGGCATGTTCTATGTTTCAACATGAGCATCATATGTCCCATGTTCAATCGTTCTTACTTTTCAAGACAGGTAAAACAAATTTTCAATGATTTAAGAAAATAGAATTTTTGAGCACAAATGGACTCTTACTAGTTTATAGACATCAGAGCATTCCTTGTGGTCCCTCCCAAGTGTTAtctttttttataaatttttatatgatataaaaaaataattaattgtGTGCTATATGCATGGTTTCATATCCTTTTAAACAGGCGTGGACGTGAAGATGGAGAAGATGAAATATATTTAAGTGTTGGTGGTTTAAGGTTTCCATACATTGTAGATGATGATGAGAAAACCTTCTTTCAAGGTAAAATTTTGGAGGATGGTTTTTATCCTGCTAATAATGCAACAATTGATCCTATTACTACGATAATGGAACCTGAGTTTGAAGAAGATTATGAGCATTTGTCAGCACCTAGTTAAAATGAAGCACCAGAACTTAATTTCTcagaaatttatataaataatcaagGGGATGATGAGTTGTTTAGACTAGAAACTAGATACGAGTCGGAAGAAATAGGTGATATGTATGGCTTTGATGAAAATGAATTAATGTATGGGAGCAATGATGAATCTGAGGAGAATTTTGTGGCTCGTAATATATATGATAGTAAAAAACAGAAAGGGAATGTAGAATTCAAGGTTGGTATGATGTTTTACAACCTAGATGAAGCAAAGGAAGCTATAAGAGACTATGCAATTCCAAATGATTATGATATCTTCTTCAAAAGAAACGAGAGAAAAAGGGTGAGAGCAGAATGTCGTGGTGGgaaggaatgcaaatgatttgtgCAGATTTTAGAAAATTGGAACACAAAAAATTTTCAATTGAAGTCGATGCATTGTGAACACAAGTGTACAAGAACTACATCCAACAAGTTGACCTCAACTCCATGGCTTGTGAAGAAATTCATGCCAAAAATTCTAAAAAATCGCAAGATGTCTACAAGAGAGGTGGCGGAGTATGTGAGGGACAAATGGATGCTAGATATAGCTACTCAAATGGCTTACAGGGTCAAGTCCAAAGCATTTGAAGAAATTTATGGGACTTATAAGGAGCAATATAGAAGACTGAGAGACTATGCAGCAGAAATACATAAAAGTAACCCTGGCTCGAGCTGTTTTATTGAACCTGGCCCCAACACAAATATATCCACGTTTCGGAGGATGTATATGTGCTTCAAGGCCTCCAAGGAGGGTTTTAGGTTCTATAGGCCTTTAATTTGTATTGATGGATGTTTCTTGAAAGGCAACAACTCCAACCAGCTGCTAACTGCAATTGGTAGAGATGCAAATGATCAAATTTTTCCTATAGATTTTGCTATTGTTGAGAAAGAATGCAAAGAGACATGAAAGTGGATCTCGTAACTTGTTCTTCAGGATCTTGGTTCAGCCGATCCAAGATCATGGGTTTGGATGAGTGATCGACAAAAGATACGTTTGTTTCTATAATATATCATATATTCAAATTAAATTATTATTGCATTTATCTTACATTTAATTTGCTTGCAGGGATTACAAAGCTTGTTTAATGAGTGGCAAGTAAAGAACAGATATTGTGTGAGGCATTTGTATAGTAACTTCAAAACTAAATATCCTTCTGAATAGCTAAAAAAACTCTTGTGGTATGCAGCAAAGGCACCATACAAAGGCGGATTTCCATGAACGCAATCAAGGAAAAGGATATTGATGCGTACGAGTATCTACTTGCCATTCCTGCAAGTAGATGGTGCATTCATGCTTTTGGTCATATGGCATAGAGTGACACAGTTGTCAACAATATGTGTGAATCACTAAATGCAATAATTTTACCTATAAGGGCACTACCAATAGTGAGTATGTTTGAGTGGATTGTTACATACACGATAAGAAGGTTTAGGAGCCAAGAGAGCGCTATATTAAATTACCAAGGGCCTGAGTGCCCTAGGATTTTACGGAGAATGGAAAATTTATTGAATATTCTCGATGATGGCTCACTGAAAGATCCGGAAACAGTAAATATACTGTTAGGTATGGTGTTATCTAAAAATTTACAGTTGACTTGAATACTTGACATTGTAGCTGTGGACTTTGGGGTATAGTGGGGATTCTATGTTCACATGCTATGGCAGCAATTAAGAAGAAGGG
The Rutidosis leptorrhynchoides isolate AG116_Rl617_1_P2 unplaced genomic scaffold, CSIRO_AGI_Rlap_v1 contig429, whole genome shotgun sequence DNA segment above includes these coding regions:
- the LOC139883627 gene encoding uncharacterized protein, which translates into the protein MDYESNGWIWDVLYQTPHLFGGLMLTAALFGLSTSYFGGIGVFALPHVWSNSGIFHKERKQKKRIRVYMDGCFDLMHYGHANALRQAKALGDELVVGVVSDEEIIANKGPPVLSMEE